A section of the Amblyomma americanum isolate KBUSLIRL-KWMA chromosome 2, ASM5285725v1, whole genome shotgun sequence genome encodes:
- the LOC144119476 gene encoding innexin shaking-B-like, with protein MSLVNLLGGLRRLLRRRHVHIDNCVFRLHWLVTSSLMVAFSILVSARQYVGDPIECVPPTADFPMDVLNTYCWIHSTFTMPTALEKRVGLDVPHPGIDNSGGAERRYTAYYQWVAFALFLQAVLFYVPYYLWKNWEGGLLEVITMGMHVAIMEEKERSHKKRVLTEYLHRHMRHHRVYALKYIFCEFLSFVNVVGQMFFMDRFLGGEFWRYGVDVVRFTLTDQEERRDPMIYVFPRMTKCVFHSFGSSGDVQRHDSLCVLPLNVVNEKVYVFLWFWLVALLTLTSVVFVGRLVILAVPRLRFQVLKSRSPLLSSDDLRTLARSADAGDAFLFYMLAQNLDPLVYKEVVADLTLLMSQKSSEDRSPLNAV; from the coding sequence ATGTCCCTGGTGAACCTGCTGGGCGGCCTGCGGCGCCTCCTGCGCCGGAGGCACGTGCACATCGACAACTGCGTCTTCCGGCTCCACTGGCTGGTCACCTCGTCGCTGATGGTCGCCTTCAGCATCCTGGTGTCGGCGCGCCAGTATGTGGGCGATCCCATCGAGTGCGTGCCGCCCACGGCGGACTTCCCGATGGATGTGCTCAACACGTACTGCTGGATCCACTCGACCTTCACCATGCCCACTGCGCTCGAGAAGCGCGTCGGCCTGGACGTGCCGCACCCGGGCATCGACAACTCCGGGGGCGCCGAGCGCCGCTACACGGCCTACTACCAGTGGGTGGCCTTCGCCCTCTTCCTGCAGGCGGTGCTCTTCTACGTGCCCTACTACCTGTGGAAGAACTGGGAGGGCGGCCTGCTCGAGGTCATCACCATGGGCATGCACGTGGCCATCATGGAGGAGAAGGAACGCAGCCACAAGAAGCGCGTGCTCACCGAGTACCTGCACCGGCACATGCGCCACCACAGGGTCTACGCGCTCAAGTACATCTTCTGCGAGTTCCTCAGCTTCGTCAACGTCGTCGGCCAGATGTTCTTCATGGACAGGTTCCTGGGCGGCGAGTTCTGGAGGTACGGCGTCGACGTGGTCCGCTTCACGCTTACCGACCAGGAGGAGCGCCGCGACCCCATGATCTACGTCTTCCCGCGCATGACCAAGTGTGTGTTCCACTCGTTCGGCTCGTCGGGCGACGTTCAGCGTCACGACTCGCTGTGCGTGCTGCCCCTGAACGTGGTCAACGAGAAGGTCTACGTCTTCCTCTGGTTCTGGCTGGTCGCGCTGCTCACGCTCACCAGCGTGGTGTTCGTGGGCAGGCTGGTGATTCTGGCGGTGCCCAGGCTGCGCTTCCAGGTGCTCAAGTCGCGCAGCCCACTGCTCAGCTCGGACGACCTGCGGACGctggcgcgctcagcggacgccGGCGATGCCTTCCTCTTCTACATGCTCGCCCAGAACCTGGACCCGCTAGTGTACAAGGAGGTGGTCGCCGACCTCACGCTGCTCATGAGCCAAAAGTCAAGTGAGGACCGCTCCCCGCTGAACGCCGTGTGA